The Canis aureus isolate CA01 chromosome 6, VMU_Caureus_v.1.0, whole genome shotgun sequence genome contains the following window.
CGTAGGGCGCTGTGTGTGTCATGCTAGCGCACGGTGTCACGCTGGGGCACTGTGTGCGTGGGTGGAGGCTGGGGCACACTGCAGGCCCCACGGGAAGGCATACTCACCTGtcccccaggctgcctggggccagggggcaggcagggcttCCCGTGGCACCACCCGCGAGACCAGTGTGCTCTGCCCTGCTCCAAGGGGATGAAGCCGCGGGGTCTCAGGGCCACCAGCCCCGCATTTTGGCATCTGCAGCCACCAGGCCACAATCTGGAGACAGCGACCCGACTCCTCCGAAAGCTCTAGGGCCTGGTTGCGTGGACGCCTCCCGCAGGGGGGCGCGCCCacgtggggcggggggcggggtgggggggtgacacccgcgcccgcgcccgcgcccgcgcctaCCTGAGTTGGAGCGCTTCTTCGGGGCCTTGAGGCTGCGGCAGCGGCCGCCCACGGAGCTGCTGTTGTCGCTGGTGGAGTCGTGCGCGGACGAGGCGCTGCCGGTGGCCTCGCTGTCGCGGAGCACGCTCTCGTagccgctgctgccgccgctgtGGTAGAACAAGGCCGTCTTGCCCATGGCCGGCGGCAGCTCGCCGCTCAGCACGCTGCTGTTGTCGCTGCCGTGGCCGCTGCTGCAGCGGTGCGGCCGGCGCGGCGGGGTGACCTTGCTgtagggggagggcagggggggcgCGGCCGGCCGCTcctcgcccgccgcccccgcgcgcccctcggcgccccgcgcgcccgcgcCGCCCTGCAGCAGCTCGGAGATGCGCCCGTTGACGGCGCGCGGGGGCGGCTTGCACGCGGGCCCGGCGCCCCGGCTGCGGCTCAGCGACTGCGTGGACCAGGACGTGGGCTTGGCCGCCAGGCCCGGGCTCTGGCCCACCGCCTGCGGCAGGGACTTGGTGGAGAAGCTGAGCGTCTTGGTGGTGGCGGCGGCCAGGCTGCGCGCCTTGGGGCTGGCCAGCAGGAGCTTGCTCACGGCCGAGACCTTGCAGGCGCCGGCCTTGGGGgacgcggggccgggggcgggggcggcggcggcggcggcggcggcggcggcctgcgcggggcccggggcggtgGGCGAGGCTCCGGCGCCGCGGCCCGGGCTCCGGCCGGCGCGGGGCATCGTGCTGTCCTTGCCCGCGTGCGCCCGCCAGCCGCCGGCGCCCAGGCTCTCGGCCCGCTCCAGCGACAGGCACTCGTAGTGGCTGCCGGCGGCGCGGCCCAGGGAGTTGGTCCTGCTGGCCAGCTGCTCCAGCTTGGCGCTGAAGAGCCTGCTGCTGCTGGCGGCCTCCTTCGCCTTGCCGCCCGCCTCGTCGGCCTGCGGGCCCGCCGAGGGCGCCGGGGGGTGCGACGGGCTGCCCGCGCCGCTGCTGCAGGTGCTGTGCTGGGGGCTGGCCCGATTCTTCTGGTCCAGGCTGGACTTGCGGACCGGCGGCAGGGGGGGCGTCCCTTTGGGCCGAGCCAGGACGCCGTGCTTGGGCGACGCCACCTTCCTCTCCAGGGTCGCCTTGCAGGGCGCCGTGCCCAGCCCATTGCTCTCCGCCGGGCAGTGGTAGAACAGGCTGCCCAGCTCCTCCTGCCTGCTGGCTTTCTGGAAAGCCCTGGGCAGGCTGCTGGACTTCAGGCTCCTGTTGGCGTGCACGGGGCTCTGGGCAGCCACACCAGGCAGGGCCATCTCGCAGCCATCCACGACCCTCCTGAAGGTGTCGCTCCCAGGGGAGGCGGACACCTCCCCGCTGCTGCTGCTCAGCCTGTCCCCAGGGCTAGCCTTCCTGTCCTGTTCTGCCCTGGCCTCGGGCTTCGGGGGGCCTGTCGCGGCCTCACACCCAGTCCCCTCTTCACCGGGATAGGCGCTCTCCTTTTTTACCTCCTCTTCTCGTTTTAGCCAAGGGTCCTCAAATTTCATCTCTGTCTTTGCCCCGCCCATCTCTCTGCCGTCCTGGGACTGGGTGGCTCTGGGCACCGAGCTGACGGCGGGGCCGTCGGACGCCTCAGACTCCTGGACGGGCCGGGGGCCCATGGCTATGCAGGGGTAGACCGTAATGTTGGTCTTCATGGGGATGTAGCCTTCGCAGCTGCCCAGATCGGCCGTGTTGGAGATGGTGACCATGGCCTTGCCCAGTGTGGATATCTTGCAGCCCTTGATGGGGGTCGCCTTGTTGAAAGGGTCTTCACCCACATCAGACAAGATGAGCAAGTTGTCGGGGCCCGCCTTGGGCTTCTCTCGGCACACCACGGCGCTGTTCTGGATGCTGCCAATGAGCTCCGAGGCCGGAGGCTCCGCCATGGCCTCCCCGTGCCCGAAGCACGTCTGCGCTATGAAACTGTGGCAGGACTGCTCGCCGTCGCTGCCGGCGCTCATCTCGCTCAGCCAGGAGCTGATGGAGGAACGTCGGCTCCCGGCCTCGCCGGCCTTCTCGTCCAGGGCCAGCTTCGGGAGGGGCAGGAACTGCGTGATGCTGACCTCAGAGACAGGCGCCACGCTGGAGTAGCACTCCAGGTCCTCGCTGATGCTGCCGATGATGCTGACGGGCCGGGAGCCCGAGGCCAGGGCCTGCACGGAGCAGTCGCTGTTGAAGCTGATGATGCTGGTGGGGCGGCCGCCGTCCAGGACCCCGCTGATGGTCAGCTCCTCCACCAGCGTGAACACCAGCTCATCCTCGCCGTTCAGCTCCAGCGGCTGCTGCACGGTCACCATGGTGGTGCTCAGGATCTCCTTCTTAGAATCTGGAGAAGCTGCTGCCTGGGGCTCGTCATCACCGGGGCTCTCGGGGAACCCTTCACTCCCAGCGGACATGGATTTCTTCAAAACCTGGGGGCTCATTCCAACTGGGGGGGTGCGTACCTCGGGCTGCAGCAGGGACTCACTAGATACCATGCCGGAATCCTTGCTCAATGGAGGCAGGGGGGCGGGAGAAGGCAGGACACCCTTCTGGGTGTAGACTTTGCATCTCTGAGAGGGAGAGCTGGCCGGCTTGTACTCTGAGGTCTTGGACAGGCTGGCGATGCCCAGCCGCGGGGAGCCCATGGGCCGGGGCTTGCCTTCCACAAAGCCACAGGAGTTCAGGCTTTCCCGGctgctctggaggctggaggcgCTGTGCTGGCTGCTGCTGCCCGGGATGCTCCTCGGcgaggcaggggtggggctgcTGGGCAGCGCCGGGCCAGGGCCTGGGACGGGCGAgtgatttctctgcatcttggaggcaggagggtcagtgCCTTCTCTGTCAGTCGACTGGCCGTCAGACCCGCTATCTTCCCTATCAGACTCACAGAGTGGGTTTGTCCCGGCCCCCTGGCTTAACAGGGGACACTTGCTTGCCTGCTCCGCCCCAAACTGGGCAGGCAGCTCTTCGAAAGGAAACTGACTGGGCTCTTCGCTGCCATCAATGCAGCCCAGCCTCTCCTGCAGCTCAGCAAACGTGTTACACTTCAAACAGTCCCTCTCTGAGTGGCTGGCCGCGGCCCCTCCGGCCTCCACAGGCCGGCTATCACCCCTGGCCTTCTGTAGGGCTGGCACGATGGGGACGAAGTCAGGGGGGCCCTCGTTGTCCGTGAGCTCCTTGTCAGAGAGAGCCGTGCCATTGGGCCCGATGTAGATGACTGTGTCGCAGGACTGCTCGCTGCTGGAGGAGTAGTCAGGGTCGCTGGACAGCTGAGGGATGGGGAAATCGGGGTCCACCGAGGCCCTGGCCTGGAAGGGTCTCAGCTGGGTGGGCCTGCGCATCCTGCCTTCTTCGCAGGAGCTCTCGCCCCCGGAGGAGCTCGATGTGTACTGTGGGTGAGAGGAGGGAAGTCAACAGGGACAGCTCTCCCAAGCCAGCCCCCACCTTCACGAGCCCACAGCTGACTCCACACAGGTTCCCCCCAACCCCATCCTGGGGCTAGCCAGGTTGGCCTCCCTGCACTGGGCCATTTCTCATGATGTGCCTGAGCGGCACCCCCAGCCTGGCACATCATGGCCTCTTGTGGGAAGAACAGCCCCTGTGTGGCACGTCAGGGCACAGAGAAGGAGGTGACCAGCCCAGGCAATGTCTGACCTCCCAAGGGCTAAGGAGTCACTCCCTTGGCaccctccttcctctccaaaaaccagacacaaaaggagagggggaaaaagctTCCCACTTTACAAGCTGGCCCACGACCACAATCGTGGTGGCTTTCTGGCACATTCTTGTCACACCACCATTGTCCAGGCTTGCCTCTGCCTGAGAACGCTAGCAGACCCTGCGCATCAACCAGAAACCACTGAGTTAACGTGGCAAAACCCAGAAGCCTGGGAAGGATTCCTGGAAAGGCAAGGAAAGTAGGGCCATGCGAGCAAGGAGCTAACAACCCTCTTTGGGCTCAACCACTCAAAGGACATGGTCTCGACCTTCATGGGAccaaggcagggagagagagaaacagtattTCTCATCCCTCCCCAGTGTTTCATCCCAAAGTAGCAGTGGCCCATCTGAACTACTTCGAGGTAGGGCCAGCGCTCCCCAGTAGGGGCCTGGGAGGGATGACTGGCAGCTGTGGTGGAGAAAGGGCTTTGTGGGCCTGAGGGTTTTCCTACCCTGAATGGTTGCCGGGCAGCACGGGCAGCAGTGCACACCCCTATCCCTGGAGCTCAGGGATCAGAAATACTGACCCGGTTCCCTCGGACTCCACTCCGGGGTCGGACTCCTCAAGGGCCTTCATCCACTGCAGCCCCCCGGGGAGCGCcttacctttgttttctttttcttcatcctcAAGACCCTTGAGGCGATCTGGATGGTGGACAGGGTTTCAGCGTAGTTGCCAGCGGCGGCCGAGATGTGCGCGATCATGGTGGTCCGGCAGTTCATGTTCCCCAGGGACTCCCGCAGCAGCATGGTCAGCTTGCTCTCTCTGCCACGCAAAGTGAATTAAGGCTGCATTAGTGGGCCATGCTTCACTTTGACTGTCAGGGTAGGACTTCAGGCCTCTACGTGACTCTTTTTGTTGGGGGAAGTGgcgattttttcccctttttaaaaaaaaaaaaatggcatactAATGAGCATCATTTTCTAGCATGGGGCTATTTGTAGTTGGCAGCTGAGCAAGTGCTTCTAACCCCAGGGATGGACTCCATGCAAAACACCTCCCTTGGCACTGCTGTCCTGCGGTCAGGGGTAATCCTGTGCATCTGTGTCCGCACACAGGACACTGCCCCTGATGGGACCTGGGGATAGAAgtgagaggaaggagcaggataGAACGGCTCTGGGCATGGCTCTTCTCTGCAGGTGTCCACATGCCAGGGGTCCCTGCAAGGGAAAGCAGCCTACCAGCCACAAACTCGTATGGAAGATCTGTGTGTTTGTAATATATGCGGTTTGCACGAAGTTGCGAGAGCTTTGTTACCATTGTCTCTTACTCTTGTATTTGCACACAGCAGGAATGGAGGAGAAGCTGTTTCGTTTCCTGATTACaagcgcggggtgggggggacgggggTGCAGACATAGGCCCAAGTACTCAGCAGGAACTCAGAACTTTCTAGAAAGTGCTCCTCTGGGGACTTAGCAGGTACTGTGTGGGGCCAGGGCCCTGAGTGGTGATGAGGCCTGGGAGTTCAGAGATGGTGTTTCCAGGCTCTTCAAAAACTGATCTGGAGCAGTGGCTCATGTTTTTCCATTCCTACTCTTGTCCTAACCTTCTCCCTGCCTTGCTCTTAAAAGTCTTCTGCTTACGTCATCATCAGCTCTCATCCCCTCAGCCGCTGCCAGATGTTATTTCGGCTCCAGAGCCTTCCTTCCCTGATCCcaagggcagaggcaggctcTGTGTTTCCCCAGGCCCTGTGTACTTAGCTCTGTATCATGTTTGTGATGCCAGGTGCAGAGGGCCAGCCCTCACATCCCTGTCCCCGCCGGGCTGTCCGCCAGCCACCCCTGCAGAGctggtgcgggggggggggggggggtggaggtgctGTCCAGTTCGGCAGAGCCGGTGTGAGAGGCAGGCTGCTGTCAGTGGAGACGAGGCCTTAAAAGCAGGGGAACCATTTCACACGTGACCTACATCTGGCCTTCAGGGAGCAAGGCCATGGTATACGAACCATCATTTGCCTTTCCACCTGGAACCAATTAGGGTGTCAGATCAGGACATGGGGTTCACTGTGGCTGAGTCCAGGGCAGTTTAAAAAACACATCAGGGTTTCCCTTCAAGCAAAACAGTCAGTGGTCACAGTCATGGAAGGACAGTGTTATGGACTGAGCAGATTCCTCAAACTTGTAGTTTGAAACCTAACCCCCAAAGTGATGCcattaggaggtggggccctCCGGGAGGCATCTACTCCTGAGAGTGGCGCCCTCGTGACTGGGAATCGGGCTCTAATAAATAGAGGAGCTTGCTGGAGCTTCCTGGCCCCTTCTGGCATATGAGGCTGTTGCAAGAAGGCGGCTGTTCACCAGACACCAGCTCTGCCGGTACCTTATTGGACTTCCAGCCTTGAGAACAGAGAGAAATGTCAGCATctccccacctcccgcccccagtctgtggtattctgttataacAGCCTTAATGGATAGACAGGTAAGTGGAGTGTGCAGGAGGATCTAGGCCCAGCTGTAAACATGTAACATCCTTCACAATGTTTCCAGCAGGTGCATTAGGGACGCTCCTGGAGCTGATGGCCAGGCAGGAAGTCAGGTCCCATCCCCGGCAGACACACTTAGCCGGGACACTGCACCCGGATGGGGCTGGGGCTTCGTCTTCCCCATGTCTTCAAGGAGAAGACAGATCCCATTGGGGGAAGCTGTCATCATCTCAGTCCATCCTTACCGTTCTTGGGGGTTGTGTTCTTTCAAGTCCCTGTGCATAGTGAGGCAGTGAACACCGCCAGGGAGAGTACCCAGCAACGAATCAGTACGTAACCTTGTTCCATGTGTTCCTGTTTAAAGACACCCAATTGAGTACACCTTTCATACAAGTAATGAATGATATGCACTATTTCTTTACAATAAAACACTAGCTGAGAAGAGTTTAACGTTTTCTCATTCTGGGTAACAGGAACATAAATTTTTTTGGCTTTCAGCCTCACAATATTATCCACTGTGCTTTTCTATAaagaattttatcaaaataagaaaGTTCTCTTATAGACCCACAAATATAGCTAGTTTTTCCTCCACAGCTTTGTCATGCACTTCAGATGTGACTTTATATACTTTCTGGAGCAGCCTGATGTATAGATCACTGAATCCACTCTTCCTTTTTCTGGATGAACCATACTGTTGATTCATGAACACTGAACTCATGCCCACAGCACTATCACTCACACCTGAACGAAGCTTCTCTAGCACAAGTAACTTCTCcataaggcacatcacagccttcttgcacCAAGGAACACCAGACACCCCCACCGCACTGGGGGGCCACTGTAAACAGTGAAACCACCAACACAATCACACGAATACAAACAACACGGCCCTTGtttacagggagagaggcagagcgcGGGCTTGCCCCACCTCCTGGGGAACTGGCGCATCAGCCACTCAAGGTTTGGCCACCATGCACGTCTGCACATGACAGCAAAACATAATTCGCGAATATGGAATCTGTGGGGGACGAGGTCGACGGTGCTACCAAGTCCCTAATGAACACGCGTGTTAGTCAGGGGCACACTGCTGAGGGCACACTCTGCTCACTGCTCCATGTAAGTCCTCAGGGCAAAGGAGCCGGAATAAACAGAACGTTGTTACACCGACTGTTTGCCCTGTGCCTTTCCACATGATTCCCCATTCATGAGTCAATCATAGGacgggtttttttccccccaagtccACATCGTTGGAAGAAGCCAGGGCATGTGTGTTGCTTGGCAACCAGCATTTTAGCTCTGCTCGAGGAAAGCCAGTAAAACCACGAGCAAGACTGTCTCACATGGGCCTCTCTAGACCCCCAAATGTATCCTtatgggaatgaaaaatggtggCTATAaagctttggggtttttttccactCCGTGATGATCTTTTAACTTGGAACAAAGACAGT
Protein-coding sequences here:
- the KIF26B gene encoding kinesin-like protein KIF26B isoform X2, translating into MVLTLEQAAGSEHYDGSPGSPPPLSNIPALVGSRHVGGLQQPRDWAFVPASYASSNYTAFVTNKHSSKPNSLGVSSGAEKKSGSPTHQAKVSLQMATSPSNGNILNSVAIQAHQYLDGTWSLSRTNGVTLYPYQISQLMTETGREGLTEAALNRYNADKPSACSVPASQGSCVASETSTGTSVAASFFARAAQKLNLSSKKKKHRPSTSCAAEPPLFATSFSGILQTCPPPAPPCLLRAVNKVKDTPGLGKVKVMLRICSTLARDTSESSSFLKVDPRKKQITLYDPLTCGGQNVFQKRGNQVPPKMFAFDAVFPQDASQAEVCAGTVAEVIQSVVNGADGCVFCFGHAKLGKSYTMIGKDDSMQNLGIIPCAISWLFKLINERKEKTGARFSVRISAVEVWGKEENLRDLLAEVATGSLQDGQSPGVYLCEDPICGTQLQNQSELRAPTAEKAAFFLDAAIASRRGSQQKCDEDDHRNSHMLFTLHIYQYRMEKSGKGGMSGGRSRLHLIDLGSCVKALSKNREGSSGLCLSLSALGNVILALVNGSKHIPYKESKLTMLLRESLGNMNCRTTMIAHISAAAGNYAETLSTIQIASRVLRMKKKKTKYTSSSSGGESSCEEGRMRRPTQLRPFQARASVDPDFPIPQLSSDPDYSSSSEQSCDTVIYIGPNGTALSDKELTDNEGPPDFVPIVPALQKARGDSRPVEAGGAAASHSERDCLKCNTFAELQERLGCIDGSEEPSQFPFEELPAQFGAEQASKCPLLSQGAGTNPLCESDREDSGSDGQSTDREGTDPPASKMQRNHSPVPGPGPALPSSPTPASPRSIPGSSSQHSASSLQSSRESLNSCGFVEGKPRPMGSPRLGIASLSKTSEYKPASSPSQRCKVYTQKGVLPSPAPLPPLSKDSGMVSSESLLQPEVRTPPVGMSPQVLKKSMSAGSEGFPESPGDDEPQAAASPDSKKEILSTTMVTVQQPLELNGEDELVFTLVEELTISGVLDGGRPTSIISFNSDCSVQALASGSRPVSIIGSISEDLECYSSVAPVSEVSITQFLPLPKLALDEKAGEAGSRRSSISSWLSEMSAGSDGEQSCHSFIAQTCFGHGEAMAEPPASELIGSIQNSAVVCREKPKAGPDNLLILSDVGEDPFNKATPIKGCKISTLGKAMVTISNTADLGSCEGYIPMKTNITVYPCIAMGPRPVQESEASDGPAVSSVPRATQSQDGREMGGAKTEMKFEDPWLKREEEVKKESAYPGEEGTGCEAATGPPKPEARAEQDRKASPGDRLSSSSGEVSASPGSDTFRRVVDGCEMALPGVAAQSPVHANRSLKSSSLPRAFQKASRQEELGSLFYHCPAESNGLGTAPCKATLERKVASPKHGVLARPKGTPPLPPVRKSSLDQKNRASPQHSTCSSGAGSPSHPPAPSAGPQADEAGGKAKEAASSSRLFSAKLEQLASRTNSLGRAAGSHYECLSLERAESLGAGGWRAHAGKDSTMPRAGRSPGRGAGASPTAPGPAQAAAAAAAAAAPAPGPASPKAGACKVSAVSKLLLASPKARSLAAATTKTLSFSTKSLPQAVGQSPGLAAKPTSWSTQSLSRSRGAGPACKPPPRAVNGRISELLQGGAGARGAEGRAGAAGEERPAAPPLPSPYSKVTPPRRPHRCSSGHGSDNSSVLSGELPPAMGKTALFYHSGGSSGYESVLRDSEATGSASSAHDSTSDNSSSVGGRCRSLKAPKKRSNSGSQRRRLIPALSLDTPSPVRKPASSTGVRWVDGPLRSTQRGLGEPFEIKVYEIDDVERLQRRRGGNSKEVTCFNAKLKILEHRQQRIAEVRAKYEWLMKELEITKQYLMLDPNKWLSEFDLEQVWELDSLEYLEALECVTERLESRVNFCKAHLMMITCFDITSRRR
- the KIF26B gene encoding kinesin-like protein KIF26B isoform X3, with amino-acid sequence MMMDWKAVAAQKLNLSSKKKKHRPSTSCAAEPPLFATSFSGILQTCPPPAPPCLLRAVNKVKDTPGLGKVKVMLRICSTLARDTSESSSFLKVDPRKKQITLYDPLTCGGQNVFQKRGNQVPPKMFAFDAVFPQDASQAEVCAGTVAEVIQSVVNGADGCVFCFGHAKLGKSYTMIGKDDSMQNLGIIPCAISWLFKLINERKEKTGARFSVRISAVEVWGKEENLRDLLAEVATGSLQDGQSPGVYLCEDPICGTQLQNQSELRAPTAEKAAFFLDAAIASRRGSQQKCDEDDHRNSHMLFTLHIYQYRMEKSGKGGMSGGRSRLHLIDLGSCVKALSKNREGSSGLCLSLSALGNVILALVNGSKHIPYKESKLTMLLRESLGNMNCRTTMIAHISAAAGNYAETLSTIQIASRVLRMKKKKTKYTSSSSGGESSCEEGRMRRPTQLRPFQARASVDPDFPIPQLSSDPDYSSSSEQSCDTVIYIGPNGTALSDKELTDNEGPPDFVPIVPALQKARGDSRPVEAGGAAASHSERDCLKCNTFAELQERLGCIDGSEEPSQFPFEELPAQFGAEQASKCPLLSQGAGTNPLCESDREDSGSDGQSTDREGTDPPASKMQRNHSPVPGPGPALPSSPTPASPRSIPGSSSQHSASSLQSSRESLNSCGFVEGKPRPMGSPRLGIASLSKTSEYKPASSPSQRCKVYTQKGVLPSPAPLPPLSKDSGMVSSESLLQPEVRTPPVGMSPQVLKKSMSAGSEGFPESPGDDEPQAAASPDSKKEILSTTMVTVQQPLELNGEDELVFTLVEELTISGVLDGGRPTSIISFNSDCSVQALASGSRPVSIIGSISEDLECYSSVAPVSEVSITQFLPLPKLALDEKAGEAGSRRSSISSWLSEMSAGSDGEQSCHSFIAQTCFGHGEAMAEPPASELIGSIQNSAVVCREKPKAGPDNLLILSDVGEDPFNKATPIKGCKISTLGKAMVTISNTADLGSCEGYIPMKTNITVYPCIAMGPRPVQESEASDGPAVSSVPRATQSQDGREMGGAKTEMKFEDPWLKREEEVKKESAYPGEEGTGCEAATGPPKPEARAEQDRKASPGDRLSSSSGEVSASPGSDTFRRVVDGCEMALPGVAAQSPVHANRSLKSSSLPRAFQKASRQEELGSLFYHCPAESNGLGTAPCKATLERKVASPKHGVLARPKGTPPLPPVRKSSLDQKNRASPQHSTCSSGAGSPSHPPAPSAGPQADEAGGKAKEAASSSRLFSAKLEQLASRTNSLGRAAGSHYECLSLERAESLGAGGWRAHAGKDSTMPRAGRSPGRGAGASPTAPGPAQAAAAAAAAAAPAPGPASPKAGACKVSAVSKLLLASPKARSLAAATTKTLSFSTKSLPQAVGQSPGLAAKPTSWSTQSLSRSRGAGPACKPPPRAVNGRISELLQGGAGARGAEGRAGAAGEERPAAPPLPSPYSKVTPPRRPHRCSSGHGSDNSSVLSGELPPAMGKTALFYHSGGSSGYESVLRDSEATGSASSAHDSTSDNSSSVGGRCRSLKAPKKRSNSGSQRRRLIPALSLDTPSPVRKPASSTGVRWVDGPLRSTQRGLGEPFEIKVYEIDDVERLQRRRGGNSKEVTCFNAKLKILEHRQQRIAEVRAKYEWLMKELEITKQYLMLDPNKWLSEFDLEQVWELDSLEYLEALECVTERLESRVNFCKAHLMMITCFDITSRRR
- the KIF26B gene encoding kinesin-like protein KIF26B isoform X1, coding for MNSVAGNKERLAVSSRGKKYGVNEVCSPTKPAAPFSPESWYRKAYEESRAGSRPTPEGAGSALGSSGTPSPGSGTSSPSSFTGSPGPASPGIGTSSPGSLGGSPGFGTGSPGSGSGGGSSPGSDRGVWCENCNARLVELKRQALKLLLPGPFPGKDPAVSAVIHDKLQVPNTIRKAWNDKDNRCDICATHLNQLKQEAIQMVLTLEQAAGSEHYDGSPGSPPPLSNIPALVGSRHVGGLQQPRDWAFVPASYASSNYTAFVTNKHSSKPNSLGVSSGAEKKSGSPTHQAKVSLQMATSPSNGNILNSVAIQAHQYLDGTWSLSRTNGVTLYPYQISQLMTETGREGLTEAALNRYNADKPSACSVPASQGSCVASETSTGTSVAASFFARAAQKLNLSSKKKKHRPSTSCAAEPPLFATSFSGILQTCPPPAPPCLLRAVNKVKDTPGLGKVKVMLRICSTLARDTSESSSFLKVDPRKKQITLYDPLTCGGQNVFQKRGNQVPPKMFAFDAVFPQDASQAEVCAGTVAEVIQSVVNGADGCVFCFGHAKLGKSYTMIGKDDSMQNLGIIPCAISWLFKLINERKEKTGARFSVRISAVEVWGKEENLRDLLAEVATGSLQDGQSPGVYLCEDPICGTQLQNQSELRAPTAEKAAFFLDAAIASRRGSQQKCDEDDHRNSHMLFTLHIYQYRMEKSGKGGMSGGRSRLHLIDLGSCVKALSKNREGSSGLCLSLSALGNVILALVNGSKHIPYKESKLTMLLRESLGNMNCRTTMIAHISAAAGNYAETLSTIQIASRVLRMKKKKTKYTSSSSGGESSCEEGRMRRPTQLRPFQARASVDPDFPIPQLSSDPDYSSSSEQSCDTVIYIGPNGTALSDKELTDNEGPPDFVPIVPALQKARGDSRPVEAGGAAASHSERDCLKCNTFAELQERLGCIDGSEEPSQFPFEELPAQFGAEQASKCPLLSQGAGTNPLCESDREDSGSDGQSTDREGTDPPASKMQRNHSPVPGPGPALPSSPTPASPRSIPGSSSQHSASSLQSSRESLNSCGFVEGKPRPMGSPRLGIASLSKTSEYKPASSPSQRCKVYTQKGVLPSPAPLPPLSKDSGMVSSESLLQPEVRTPPVGMSPQVLKKSMSAGSEGFPESPGDDEPQAAASPDSKKEILSTTMVTVQQPLELNGEDELVFTLVEELTISGVLDGGRPTSIISFNSDCSVQALASGSRPVSIIGSISEDLECYSSVAPVSEVSITQFLPLPKLALDEKAGEAGSRRSSISSWLSEMSAGSDGEQSCHSFIAQTCFGHGEAMAEPPASELIGSIQNSAVVCREKPKAGPDNLLILSDVGEDPFNKATPIKGCKISTLGKAMVTISNTADLGSCEGYIPMKTNITVYPCIAMGPRPVQESEASDGPAVSSVPRATQSQDGREMGGAKTEMKFEDPWLKREEEVKKESAYPGEEGTGCEAATGPPKPEARAEQDRKASPGDRLSSSSGEVSASPGSDTFRRVVDGCEMALPGVAAQSPVHANRSLKSSSLPRAFQKASRQEELGSLFYHCPAESNGLGTAPCKATLERKVASPKHGVLARPKGTPPLPPVRKSSLDQKNRASPQHSTCSSGAGSPSHPPAPSAGPQADEAGGKAKEAASSSRLFSAKLEQLASRTNSLGRAAGSHYECLSLERAESLGAGGWRAHAGKDSTMPRAGRSPGRGAGASPTAPGPAQAAAAAAAAAAPAPGPASPKAGACKVSAVSKLLLASPKARSLAAATTKTLSFSTKSLPQAVGQSPGLAAKPTSWSTQSLSRSRGAGPACKPPPRAVNGRISELLQGGAGARGAEGRAGAAGEERPAAPPLPSPYSKVTPPRRPHRCSSGHGSDNSSVLSGELPPAMGKTALFYHSGGSSGYESVLRDSEATGSASSAHDSTSDNSSSVGGRCRSLKAPKKRSNSGSQRRRLIPALSLDTPSPVRKPASSTGVRWVDGPLRSTQRGLGEPFEIKVYEIDDVERLQRRRGGNSKEVTCFNAKLKILEHRQQRIAEVRAKYEWLMKELEITKQYLMLDPNKWLSEFDLEQVWELDSLEYLEALECVTERLESRVNFCKAHLMMITCFDITSRRR